The nucleotide window GAAGTACCAGTACCTGCGCTCGCTGCAGGAGCGGCAGGAGATCCTCTTCTACCGCCTGATGGAGCAGCACCTCGAGGAGATGCTGCCCATCGTGTACACGCCGACCGTGGGCATGGCCGTGCAGCAGTTCAGCGCGCTGTACCAGAACCCGCGCGGCATCTCGCTCTCGCCGCTCAACATCGACCGCGCCATCCCGGCGCTCAACTGCTACCCGATGGAAGACGTGCGTATGATCGTGGCGACCGACGCGTCGGCCATCCTCGGCATCGGCGACCAGGGCTACGGCGGCCTCGCCATCCCCATCGGCAAGCTCGCGCTGTACACGGTGGGCGGAGGTGTGAGCCCCTTCCACACCATGCCGGTGTGTCTCGACGTGGGCACCGAGCGCCTCGACCTCATCAACGACCCAGACTACCTGGGCGTGCGCCAGAAGCGCCTGCGCGGCGAGGAGTACCTCAAGTTCTTCGACCAGTTCGTGGCCGCCGTGAAGTCGCGCTGGCCGAACGCGGTCATCCAGTGGGAAGACCTCGCGAAGGACTCGGCCTTCATGGTCCTGGAGCGCTACCGCGACGTGGTGCCGTCCTTCAACGACGACATCCAGGGCACAGGCGCCGTGGCGCTGGCCGGCGTGCTCAGCGCGTGCAGCCTGAAGAAGGAGTCCATCGCCGAGCAGACCGTGGTCATCCACGGCGCGGGCGCGGGCGGCGTCGGAGTGGCCTGGGCCATCCGCCGCGGCCTCGAGCGCGCGGGCCTGAGCGTGGACGAGGCGCGCCGGCGCGTGCTCGTGCTGGACAGCGGCGGGCTCCTCGTGGAGGGCCGCTCGCGCATGGAGGACTACAAGCTGGACTACGCCCAGCGCAAGGCCGACATCGCGAGCTGGACGTTCGCGGGCGACGCGCCGGACCTGCTGGAGACCATCCGCGAGTCGAAGGCCACCGTGCTGCTCGGACTGTCCGGTCGCCCGAAGGCGTTCGACGAGGCCATCGTGCGCGCCGTGGGCCAGAACCACGAGCGCCCCATCATCTTCCCGCTCAGCAACCCCACCAGCTCGTGTGAGGCAGAGCCCGTCGACATCTTCCACTGGACCGAGGGGCGCTCGCTGGTCGCGACCGGCAGCCCGTTCGACCCGGTCCCCATGGACGGCGTCACGCACCCCATCGGCCAGGGCAACAACGCCTTCATCTTCCCCGGCCTCGGCTTCGGCGCCATCCTCAGCGACGCCAAGCAGATCACGGACAACATGGTGATGGCCGCGGCGGAGGCGCTCGCGAACTACACCATCGCGCGCTACGTCGAGGGAGGCCTCATCTACCCGCCCATCAGCGACCTGCGGCAGACGTCGCTCATCGTCGCCGAGGCGGTCATCCGCCAGGCCATCACGGACGGTGTCGCGATGCGCGAGGACATCCCCGAGGACGTGAAGGGCTTCGTGGCCGAGCGCTCGTGGAAGGCCGAGTACCAGCCGTTCGTGAAGGGTCAGCGCTGAGGGCGCGACAAGCGGGGGTGGGACGCTCACTGCTGGCCCGCTGCCACCCGAGCGTCAGAACGTCGAGGTTAGCCGACTTCCGCTCCAGAACGTGGATGAGGGCTGTCGAGTGCCGCGATTGCCGTGGCAGCCCGTAGGCGACCCCATGCCCCTTCGATGAAGTCGCTCGTCGTAACGGCGAAGCCAGCCCGAGCGTGTGGGTGCGCCCCGTTATTTATCTACTCACGAGTTGATAACTGTCTACTCATGAGTATATTGGTGCCATGGCGCAGGAAAACGCACCCCCACCGAGAGCGTCTCTCTCGGCGGAGCTCGACGCCCTCCATCGCACTACGCGGTCGCGCATGGACGAGGCGGACATCCAGCACATCGAGAACGTCGCAGCCTACTCGCGCGCGATCGATGAGCGCGCGCGACAGCTGATCATGAACGGACACGCTGCGGAGGAACTCTGGCGCGGGACGCTCCTGCGCGCGCTGCACGTCGTCCTCGAGTTCAGCGAGCTCGGGCACAACATCCTGCACGGAGGCTACGACCACCTGAACCCGGACGGGCCGTTCCACTCCGACCGCTGGGACTGGGACTTCGTCGCGGACCCGAGCGAGTGGAAGGTGATGCACCACCGCAATCACCACCCGTTCACGAACATCGTGGGCAAGGACCACGACCTCGGCTACACGGTGGCGCGTCTCTTCCCGGGACAGGAGTGGCGCGGGCATCACCTGCTGCAGTCCGCCGTACTAGGCCTCTTCGTAGCGCACCTGTACCCCTTCGCTCTGTACACCGCGACCTCGGCGGCTCGCGTCGCGGGTCGCCCGGTGTTCACGAGGGATACGTTCGCAGCCGCTCGAGCGCGCATCGCACGACACGCGCGCCGCAACTACCTGAACGAGCCTCGGCAGGCCGGTCGGAACGCGCTGCGCACGCTCGTGGGCAACTATCTTGGCACCACGCTGGGGTACGACCTGACCCTCAGCATGCTGCTGATCGAGCACCATGCGCCAAGCGTCGAGGTGTTTGTCGACCCGGGACCCGACGAGACCCGCGACGCCTACTTCGAGCGGCAACTGCGCGCGACGACCAACTTCGTACCCAACCGCGCGGTGGAAGCCTACTGCACACGGTTGCTGCACGAAGAGGTCGCGTTCGCGAACCCGCCTGGGTTCGAGGTGTTCTACGGCGGGCTGGACACCCACGTGGAGCACCATCTCTTCCCAGATCTACCGTGCAAGCAGCAGCGTGAGATAGCCCCGGCGGTGCGGGCCATATGCGCGCGCTACGGCCTACCGTACAACACGCACCCCATCGAAGACATGCTGCCCAAGGTAGTCGTGAGCCTCGCACGACACACCGCACCCCTGGCTGAGCACGAACGGGCCCGCGATCTGGTTCGGCGGCCGCGCGCGCTC belongs to Sandaracinaceae bacterium and includes:
- a CDS encoding NAD-dependent malic enzyme, whose amino-acid sequence is MARKRISPLFDLKKDDQGRNYMEVYQDGISLLRLVLCNKGTAFSHEERVALRLDGLLPPQVNTIEQQVARVYKGYQQIEDDIEKYQYLRSLQERQEILFYRLMEQHLEEMLPIVYTPTVGMAVQQFSALYQNPRGISLSPLNIDRAIPALNCYPMEDVRMIVATDASAILGIGDQGYGGLAIPIGKLALYTVGGGVSPFHTMPVCLDVGTERLDLINDPDYLGVRQKRLRGEEYLKFFDQFVAAVKSRWPNAVIQWEDLAKDSAFMVLERYRDVVPSFNDDIQGTGAVALAGVLSACSLKKESIAEQTVVIHGAGAGGVGVAWAIRRGLERAGLSVDEARRRVLVLDSGGLLVEGRSRMEDYKLDYAQRKADIASWTFAGDAPDLLETIRESKATVLLGLSGRPKAFDEAIVRAVGQNHERPIIFPLSNPTSSCEAEPVDIFHWTEGRSLVATGSPFDPVPMDGVTHPIGQGNNAFIFPGLGFGAILSDAKQITDNMVMAAAEALANYTIARYVEGGLIYPPISDLRQTSLIVAEAVIRQAITDGVAMREDIPEDVKGFVAERSWKAEYQPFVKGQR
- a CDS encoding fatty acid desaturase, with product MAQENAPPPRASLSAELDALHRTTRSRMDEADIQHIENVAAYSRAIDERARQLIMNGHAAEELWRGTLLRALHVVLEFSELGHNILHGGYDHLNPDGPFHSDRWDWDFVADPSEWKVMHHRNHHPFTNIVGKDHDLGYTVARLFPGQEWRGHHLLQSAVLGLFVAHLYPFALYTATSAARVAGRPVFTRDTFAAARARIARHARRNYLNEPRQAGRNALRTLVGNYLGTTLGYDLTLSMLLIEHHAPSVEVFVDPGPDETRDAYFERQLRATTNFVPNRAVEAYCTRLLHEEVAFANPPGFEVFYGGLDTHVEHHLFPDLPCKQQREIAPAVRAICARYGLPYNTHPIEDMLPKVVVSLARHTAPLAEHERARDLVRRPRALVQRLRDGVGYTTPRPTDGPSPYLRKPRYFNARARVLRIESLARGSALRVQLCRPFGWEQISWAPGAFVSLRVNVHGEELIRQYSLMRESPEGSSHEPLEFTVKRVAGGRVSNHLNDTLREGQWLTLVGPPENTGGLAQPNLPSKALYLAGGVGITPILAMLRRQRRIAPGRDATLLYFNRDAGSALFLDELRELTLGTGVRVACFTDRPAGAPGQAQLSQELLAREVPDLADREVFACAPPGFLAAAAKHVAALGLDPARFHVEHFSAPPNDPRPLTGRTHTVRFLRSALTLQVDEATTLLSAGRTAGIQLPSGCERGLCRACVCPKLGGDTADTVHPERHRGPERITLCNTFPLSAVDLDA